The Natrinema salaciae genome includes a window with the following:
- a CDS encoding rubrerythrin-like domain-containing protein yields MSYKDAELDPESESTYECFDCGTVVSTTSPNACPKCGAEMRNRRTPIE; encoded by the coding sequence ATGAGCTACAAAGACGCCGAACTCGATCCGGAGTCGGAATCGACCTACGAGTGCTTCGACTGTGGAACCGTCGTCAGTACGACCTCGCCGAACGCCTGTCCCAAGTGCGGCGCAGAGATGCGCAATCGACGCACACCGATCGAGTAA